The Myxococcales bacterium region GAGCCCAGCATCGTGGCGCGAGCATAGCGCAGGCCGAGCCGCGTCCGTCGAGCCGCGCCCGTCAAGCCGGTGTAAGCTCCCCCGCGATGTCGACGTCGCGCAGCGCCGCCCGCGTGCTCCTCGTTGGCGCCGGCGGCATAGGTGCTCCCGCGGCGCTCGTCCTCGCGCGCGCCGGCATCGGCACGCTCGGCGTGGTCGACGACGATCGCGTCGAGCGCTCCAACCTGCATCGCCAGGTCCTCTACCGAGAGGCCGACGTCGGCACCCCGAAGCTCGACGCGCTCCGCGAGGGCCTCCGCCGCTTCGGTCTCGCGGGCGTCGCCCTCGAGGCCCACGCGACGCGGCTCCTTCCAGCCAACGCCGCGAAGCTCGCCCAGGCTTACGACGTGGTGCTTGAGGGCGCGGACAATTTTCCCACGAAGTTTCTCGTGGCCGACGCCTGCCGTTGGGTGGGCCGGCCCGTGGTGCACGCGTCCGCGCTTGGCCTCGTGGGCACGGTCCTCTCGGTGTCCACGAGCGGGGCGCCTTGTTACCGCTGCCTCTTCGAAGACGTCCCCGAAGGAGATGCGCCCAACTGCGCGACGGCCGGCGTCGTGGGCCCGCTCGTCGGCCTCGTCGCGGCGCTCGCGGCGGACCTGGCGCTGGGCTTTGTCGATGGCCGCGCCGTCGGCGGGACGCTCGTCCAGGTGAATCGCCTCGACCTGCGGCGCCGCGCGGTCCCGCTACGACGCGGCTGCGCGCTGTGCGCGAACGCGCGCGCCTTCGATCCACAAGACGCCGCGCGCTACGTGGCCCCAAGGTGCGCCTCGTGAGCGACGAGAAAGCTGCACACTACCGCTACCTCCGGCAGATCCAGGTCCTCGGCCTAGCGACGCAAGAGCGCCTCCGCACCCGCACCATCGCGGTAGGCGAGGACTTCTCCGCGCTCGTCGAGTCGCTCTACTTGGTGGGCGCTGGCGTCCCCGTGATTGTCCCCACCGAATCCGCCGCCGCCCCCCTCCGCACCCTCAACAGCTCCCTCCCCATCACCGTTCTCCCCGTCTCCGCCCTCCCCGTAAACGTGAACGTGCCCGTGCCCGTGGACTCTCCCTCACCCTCTCCCTCTGCGTGTCCCTCTCCCGATCTCGGCCTCACCGACCCGACCGCTCGCGACGCCGCCGCCGGCGCCTACCGCGCGCTCGCGCACGTGCTGTCCCGTGCGGACTCGTCGCCTTTGCCCAACCCCGCGCCCCCGGCGCCGCCGACTTCATGAAGTGAGGCCTTTCGTCGGGCCCTCAGCGCCTTGTGTTTGGGCCCCAAGCCGAAGCGTGTCACGATCCCTGGATGCGTGCGGTGCGGAGCGGCTGCCTGGGCGCGGCCGCCTTGTTTGTGGCGCTCACCGACGCAGCCCCGGCCCGCGCCGATCTCGCACTCGACGTCGCACGGGTCGAGCGCGCTTACCGAGCCTCGGGCGCCGACGTCGAGGTGCTTCCCACGCGGTTTCTCTGGGACGAAGAGGTCCTCACGGTGCGCCTGGATCCGAAGCCGTCGACTTGCACCACCGTGGCGCTCGTCGCGGCGCGCGGCACCAGCTTTCGGGCGCGCCTCGGCGGCATCGAAGATCGTGAAGCGCGGGATCGCGGCGCGAGCATCGCCGGTGT contains the following coding sequences:
- a CDS encoding HesA/MoeB/ThiF family protein; its protein translation is MSTSRSAARVLLVGAGGIGAPAALVLARAGIGTLGVVDDDRVERSNLHRQVLYREADVGTPKLDALREGLRRFGLAGVALEAHATRLLPANAAKLAQAYDVVLEGADNFPTKFLVADACRWVGRPVVHASALGLVGTVLSVSTSGAPCYRCLFEDVPEGDAPNCATAGVVGPLVGLVAALAADLALGFVDGRAVGGTLVQVNRLDLRRRAVPLRRGCALCANARAFDPQDAARYVAPRCAS